The following proteins come from a genomic window of Salvia hispanica cultivar TCC Black 2014 chromosome 4, UniMelb_Shisp_WGS_1.0, whole genome shotgun sequence:
- the LOC125218073 gene encoding RNA-binding protein 34-like, with product MQDKSKNSIQFNDQCTAFVSNLNLQATADDLHNFFADAGGVVAVRLLKDKFTRKSRGLAYVDFSDDAHLAAALQKNKQIFMGKKLSILKSDPKQGRKKEVAGRSGRAEHGRSDTRETPKGKMDIQPQSPTSGQGDVKLKGRNTFAVPRNVKPLGWSSRSTPPSDAANEQEADNPKSNDEFRKMLMKS from the exons ATGCAGGATAAATCTAAAAACTCTATCCAATTTAATGATCAATGCACTGCCTTCGTTTCCAATCTGAATCTCCAG GCAACTGCTGATGATCTGCATAATTTCTTTGCTGATGCTGGTGGAGTTGTTGCAGTTCGATTACTAAAGGACAAATTTACCAGAAAATCAAGA GGGTTGGCATATGTGGATTTCTCAGACGATGCACACCTTGCAGCGGCTTTACAAAAGAATAAACAAATCTTTATGGGCAAGAAGTTAAGCATTTTGAAATCAGATCCTAAGCAAGGCAGGAAGAAAGAAGTTGCTGGGCGTAGTGGCAGAGCAGAACATG GCCGATCTGACACACGAGAGACTCCCAAGGGGAAAATGGACATTCAGCCACAATCTCCCACTTCTGGGCAGGGTGATGTTAAGTTGAAGGGGAGGAACACATTTGCAGTACCAAGAAATGTTAAACCTCTCGGTTGGAGCAGTCGAAGCACACCACCATCTGATGCAGCTAATGAACAGGAGGCCGATAACCCCAAATCTAATGATGAGTTCAGGAAGATGCTAATGAAATCATGA
- the LOC125220487 gene encoding B3 domain-containing protein Os03g0212300-like — MGGGSYYGGNSDDESIDLRKAPSFMKIFDVQRNMETIRIPGEWVSNYGDGVPSHCTLSMPNGVPWSVQMVKENDIFYFKQGWGDFVRGNTIENKDMISFTHIGGGEFHVLRCNFLIGCPSRTDYDASLSRERDDELVLDVGSSEDYSTSDESDDDFDTEVAPSDYPAFRMALTKSHIQQTLVLPMKFWKKHLRMSAIQEDIYFNVDGTTWLMSLKQKHGQIMIRHGWQQFARAYSLVEGMSCFFQLVDADEVHFYVSFGY; from the exons atgggaGGCGGCTCGTACTATGGAGGCAATTCCGACGACGAGTCCATAGATCTGCGCAAGGCGCCAAGCTTCATGAAAATTTTTGATGTGCAACGAAATATGGAGACCATA CGAATCCCCGGCGAATGGGTGAGCAATTACGGCGATGGAGTCCCATCCCATTGCACCTTGTCGATGCCGAACGGTGTACCATGGAGTGTTCAAATGGTGaaagaaaatgacattttttacTTCAAACAGGGGTGGGGTGACTTCGTCCGTGGGAACACCATTGAAAACAAGGACATGATCTCTTTCACCCACATCGGCGGCGGTGAGTTCCATGTGCTACGTTGCAACTTCCTCATAGGGTGCCCTTCAAGGACTGACTATGATG CATCATTGAGCCGGGAGCGTGATGACGAACTTGTTTTGGATGTTGGTTCCTCCGAAGACTACTCCACATCTGATGAATCtgatgatgattttgataCTGAAGTAGCTCCGAGCGACTACCCTGCTTTCAGAATGGCTCTTACTAAGTCACACATCCAGCAAACACTT GTGCTACCTATGAAATTCTGGAAAAAGCACCTTAGAATGTCTGCGATACAAGaagatatatattttaacGTAGATGGAACAACTTGGTTGATGTCCCTCAAACAGAAGCACGGGCAGATAATGATCAGGCATGGTTGGCAGCAATTTGCCCGAGCCTATTCTCTGGTTGAAGGTATGTCTTGCTTTTTTCAGTTGGTGGATGCCGATGAGGTCCACTTCTATGTCTCATTTGGTTACTGA